From the Vicinamibacterales bacterium genome, the window GTCGCCGTGTCGAACTCCGCGGTCCCGGCATCGAGTTCGGCCGCGAGCACGGCCATCCGATCGATTTGCGATTTCGTCGGCCGGCCATCGAAGCCGTTGACGTTGCCGTACAGCGTCCCGAGTTCCTCGCGAAGCCGCTCGTCGCCCGAGATGCCCTCGCCCTTGCTGGTCGCGACGAGCGCCGTGCGCTGCTTCTCCATCCGTGCCGCGTACGCCTCCAGACGCTTGCGCATCGGATCGGCGGCCGCCAGCTTCGAGGCGCGGGCAGTCGCCTGATCGCGGGCGTCCGTGATGCCCTCGATGACGTACGTCGATCGCTCGACGAGCGCGAAGAGCTTGCCGACAACCTCGCCTTGCACCTGACGACCGGCGGCCGTCGCCTTCGATCGCGGGTCGGACACGAGGCGGATCTGCGTGGTGTACGCGTCCTTGCCCTTGATCAACCTGACCGTGTAGGTGCCCTCTGGCGCCCGTGGCCCCATCAGCGCGTAGAGGTTCGGGATGATCCCCGACCCCGCCGCGAACTGCGGCGGCTTGGACCGCATCGGCCATTCGACGCGATTGATGCCCTTGCGTTTGCCGCCCTGAATCGACGCCAGGAGCTTGCCGGTCGAATCGGACACCTCGATCCTCAGATCGCCGAACAGGTGGCGCTTCTTCAGATAGTAGGTGATGAACGCCGCCTCGGACGGGCTCTGACCCACGAACTCGCCGTCGCCGTTGAAGCCGAAGTCCATCGACCCGTTGACCATCACCTGCGGCCTCACGTCGAGGAACGCGGCATCGGCATCGAGGATCGCCGGCGTCAGCTTCCTGAGCGGCGTGATGTCGTCGATGACGTACAACGATCGCCCGTGCGTCGCGAGGATGACGTCGTGGTCGCGGGGATGGATGGCGATGTCGCGCACGGCCACGTTGGCCAGACCGGACGAGTACTGCCCCCACTGCCGGCCGCCATCCACGGAGATGAACAGGCCGAACTCGGTGCCGACGAACAGGAGGTCTCGGTTGACGAGGTCCTCCTTGACCACATGGACATAGCCCTTCAGGTCTGGCGTCGCCAGCGCCTGCCAGGTCTTGCCAAGGTCGGTTGTCCGGAACACGTACGACTTCAAGTCACCGGTCATGTGGCCGTCGAAGGTCACGTAGGCGGCGGCCTCGCCGAAGTGGCTCGGCTCGACACTGCTCACCCACGTGTTCCTGGGCAGACCCGGCACGTGGGCCACCACGTTGGTCCAGGTCTTCCCGCCGTCGCTCGTCACCTGCAGGTTCCCGTCGTCGGTCCCGACCCAGATCACGCTGCCGTTGCTCGGCGACTCGCCGATCGCGAAGATCGTGCAGTGGTTCTCCGCGGTGGAGTTGTCCGGTGTGAGGCCGCCCGAGTCCGTCTGCTGCTGCTTCGCCGGATCGTTGGTCGTGAGGTCCGGCGAGGTCCGCTCCCACGATTCGCCCTTGTCGCTCGATCGGAAGAGGAACTGCGCCGCGTAGTACATCGTCCCCGACTTGGTCGGGCTCATGTGAATCGGCGTGTTCCAGTTGAAGCGATACTTCGGCTCGCCCTTCTGTGGCGAGGGGCTGATGTCCTTGCTCTCGAGCGTCGAGCGCCGGATCCGAAAGAGGTTTCCGCCCTGGATCTCGTCGTAGATGGTGTCGGTGTCGGTGGGATCCGCGAACGCCCAGAACCCGTCGCCGCCCGACAGCGACTGCCACAGCCGATTCGGAATCCCGCCCGATCGTCGCGACGGCCCGAACCACGAACTGTTGTCCTGGAGGCCGCCGTAGACGTTGAACGGGAACTCCATGTCGAAGCTCACGTGGTAGAACTGCCCGACCGGCAGGCTGCCGACGAACCGCCAGGTGGCCCCGCGGTCCTGCGACACGTATACGCCGCCGTCGGTGCCGGCCAGCAACTGCTCGGTGTTCTTCGGGTTCACCCAGAAGTCGTGCACGTCCGAGTGGTAACTGCTCCCGTACATGCCCATGCCGCCCAGCCCGCTGAACGTCTTGCCGCCGTCGTTGCTGACCGCGGCGATCTGCCCCATCTTGTAGATGCGGTGAGGGTTCAGGGGGTCGACGAGCATCCGTGAGAAGTAGAACGGCCGCGAGTTGACGAGACTCGAGTCGTTGACCTGCGTCCACGTCTCACCGTGGTCGTCCGAGCGGTAGAGCGCGGTCTTCTTCGCTTCGACAGTCGCGTACACGATGTTCGGCTTGGACGGGGAGATGGCAATCGCGATGCGCCCGAGGTCTCCGGCCGGCATCCCGTTCTTGATGGGCTGCCACGTGGAGCCGCCGTCGGTCGAGCGATAGAAACCGCTCTTCGGGCCGCCTGAGGTGAAGAAGTACGGCGTGCGGCGCATCTGCCACATGCCGGCGTACATGGTGTTCGGGGACTCGGGATCCATGGCGAGATCGCCGCATCCGACATCCGGCGCCACATACAGCACCTTGTCCCACGACGTGCCGCCGTCCTTCGTGCGGTACACGCCGCGGTCCGCATGGTCGTCGTACAGGTGACCAGTGGCGCAGACGAACACCGTGCTCGCGTCCTTCGGGTGGACGATGATGCGCGCGATGCGCTCGGTGTCGGCCAAGCCGAGCCTCGACCAGTTCTCGCCCCCGTCGGTCGACCGGTACACGCCGTCGCCCACCGACACGCTGTTGCGAACCCATGTCTCGCCCGTGCCGACCCAGAGCGTCTTCGGGTTCGACGGGTCGATGGCGATCGCACCGATCGACTGGTTGTACTTGTCGAAGATCGGCTTGAACTGCAGCCCTCCGTCAACCGACTTCCAGAGGCCGCCGCCTGCGGTGCCCGCGTAGACCGTGAGACGGTCACCAGCAACGGCCTCGATCGCGGCCACGCGACCGCTCATCGACGCCGGGCCGATCGGCCGCGCTTCCAATCCTCCGAACGTGTCCCCATCAATCTTGACGCCCTGCGCCCCCACCGCCGCCGACACGCAGAGCATCGCACCGAGCACCAAAAAGGCGCATCGCAACGAGTGCATCATGTCAGGCTCCTGTTGTCGGGCTACTGTTTGGCCGCCGTGGGCATCTTGAACCGGGCGCCGTCGATCGGCACGTTCAGCTCGGCTTTCTGGATCGTCATCTTCATCTTCTGCGGGCTGCCCTTCGCGCCCTGTTCGACGGCGAAGGGGATCATGATGCCGTTGACCTCCTTGTAGTCGCCGATCGTGCTCTGGCTCTCGATCTCGGTTCCGCGAACCGTCGTCTTGCCTTCGGTCCTGATCTCGAGGTACTGGTCCGCGTCGAGATAGAGGTACCGGGTGTCACCGTTCTTCAGCGTGACCTTGAGCTTCCAGGCGTCGCTGCCCTCGACCTTCTCCTTGCCGATGAGCTCGACCTTGTGTCCCTTGACCTTGTAGTCCACGAGGGGGCCGTCGAAGTCGGCCTGCTCCTCGACCTGCTTGAGCTGGTCTTCGGGCATCGGCTCGGCGTCCTTCCGCCCGCCGAACGGCATGATCTGCCAGCCCGTCTTGCCGTCGTAGGCCTGGCTGCCGGTCATCCCCTGGATGGTGAAGTCGGTGCGCACCAGATTCGGCCGCTTCTGCTCGACGACGAACGGCGCCTCCATGCCGGGCCCGACCGTCATCGTGCCCGTCAACCGGATGGTCTGCACGGCCTTGAGCTTGTCGGCCCCACCGCGGGCCTGCAGGTTCTTGGCAAGAATCTCATCCAGCGTCTGCGCCGACGCGGGAATGGCCACGAGGGCGCCGAGAGCAAGCAGTGCGAACATGCGACGGAGCATCAACGGCCTCCTTGAACTGGACGGGGGAAGGGGAACACGTGAGGACTCACGAGGGAAACGGCCCATTGGATAAAGATACGAGGGGGACATGGGGAAGTTCCACGGGAAAACGAGTGGGCGCCGTCAGGCACTGAGGCGGAGGATCTCCACCAGCATCGCGACGGCCCGCTCCATGTCCTCGACGTGGATGTGCTCGTCGAGCGAGTGCTCGAGGCGCGCGCCGATACCCACGACGCCCATTTCGATGCCGTGGTTGTTGTAGATCGACGCATCGGTGAATCCGCACACGAGCGCCGGCTTCGCTTGGATACCGAGCGTGGCCAGGGCCTGCTGCGCCGTCCGCACCGTCCACGCATCGTCCGCGATGAACGATGCCTGACAGAGGTTGTTGACTTCGACCGTGACCTCGGCACCGACGCTCTCGACTTCACGGCGGATGGCGCGCACCATCTCGTCGGCCACGGCCTGGCCCTTGTCATGTGTGAGGCTGCGGCACTCGGCGGCGAAGGTGCATGAACCGGGCACGCCGTTGCGGATCATCCCGCCGTGGATGATGCCCACGTTGGCCGTCGTTTCGTGATCGAGACGGCCGATCCTGAGCGCAGCGATTGCCTTCGCGGCGGCCTGGATCGCGTTGATGCCCTTCTCCGGCTCCATGCCCGCGTGCGCAGCCTTGCCCTTGATGGTGACGTCGATGGCGAAGTACGACGGCCCGCCCGTGATGATGGTGTCGAGCGTGTCGTTGTCGAGCAGGAATCCGCGCGTTGCGCTGATCTGGCTGAAGTCCAGGTTCTTGACGCCGATGAGACCGACCTCCTCCTGCCGAGAGATCGCGATCTCGATGGGCGGCCGCTTGGGCGCGATGCGCAGCGCTTCGAGCATCTCGGCGATGCCCGCCTTGTCATCCGATCCGAGGATCGTCTGGCCGCTCGAACGGATCACGCCGTCGGAGAGCACCGGTTCGATCCCCTTGCCGGGTTTCACCGTGTCTCCATGACACGACAGGAGGATGGGGTCAGCCTCGCTCTTCCTCGCCTGCAGCTTCGCGATGAGGTTGCCGTACGCGTCGAGGTGCGCACGGGCGCCGATCTCCTCGAGCCGCGGCAGCAGCCACGCCATGAAGCGCGATTCGTCGCCCGATTCACTGTCGACGCGCACCATGTCCATGAACTGCGCGACCATCCGTTCCGTGTCCATCGACGTACCAAAGCGGTCCTGTAGCGCCATTCGTCACCTCCACCCTGCGACGGTCCTTTTGCCCTGAACATAGCACGCCGGATGATTTCCGGACACACGGCTGAGTTTCCTGTATGCGCGAGTCATTGTAGATGGGACTTAATCGAGCTAAGACCTAAGGAATCCCCACACCGACGGGGTGGCATGGATCTGGCTCGTGCATCCGCCCAGGTTCGCCAGAAACACATTTCAGGAGGTGCGGATGCAGGCTCGCTCGCTGCGTACAGCGCGGGTGGCCTCGGTGCTGCTCGGCGTCTGTCAGTTCATCATCGGCCTTCTCGCGGCAGCGCCATCGCTTGCCGCCGAGCCGCCCGGCAACGCGCCGCCTGCGGTCGTCGCGTCACCGTCAAGCCCGGTGCCCTACGCGGCGATCATCGACAAGGCGGCCGCCCGCCTGGGCGTTGACCCCAGGCTGGTGCGCGCGGTGATCCAGGTGGAATCCGGATTCCAGGCTACCGCGCTCTCACCGCAGGGCGCGATGGGCCTCATGCAGTTGATGCCCGGCACCGTGAAGCGCTACGCGGTCGTCGATCCGTTCGACCCGCGCGCCAACGTCGAGGCGGGGATCAGGCATCTCAAGTCGCTGCTCGATCGGTTCGATCTCTCACTGGCTCTCGCCGCGTATCACGCGGGAGAAACGGCGGTCGATCGCTTCGGCGGCATGCCCCCGTATCGCGAAACCCGCACCTACGTCAGCCAGGTCCTCCGATTGATGAGCGGTTCGACGCCAGACTGATTCGACAGCGCGCCGACGCGCACGGCCCTCCCCACCGGTGTTCTGCTACAATCCGTGGCCGGCACGCCTTCTCGACGAGCGACCCAGCCATGGATGATGTGCGGTCTGACCAGACGCTGCGCGCACTGCTCGACCTCGCCCCGGTGACAATCGCACGATTCGATCCCGGCGGGCGTTTCCTCTACGCCAACCGGGCCTGCGCGGCGCTCCTGGGCCTCGAGACCGGCCAGATCGTCGGGAGGACCATTCGCGAGCTCATCGCGCCGGCGTCGGTGGCGACCGTCTGGGAGCAGCACGTCGTACGCGTCATGGACACTGGGAGCACGATCGATGTCGAAGTCGTGGTTTCCCACGAGCCACGGCGAATCTATCGCACCCACTTCGTGCCTGAGCAAGGGGCCGATGGCCGACCGATCGCGGTGTTGGCGTACGCGACGGACGTCACGGAACGCAAGGCCGCCGACGAAGCCGTGCGGTTGTCGGAAGAGAAGTTCGCGAAGGCGTTCCACGCGACCCCGGATGCCATCAACATCAACCGGCTGTCCGACGGCTTGTTCGTCGACATCAACCCGGGCTTCCAGGCGCTGACCGGATATGCCAGGGATGAGGTGATCGGGCGGACGTCTGCTGACGTCAATATCTGGGCCGACCCGGCTGACCGCGATCGGCTCGTGGCGCACCTGGCGCGTGACGGCCAGATGAACGACCTGAAGGCGCCATTCCGCCTGCGGAGTGGCACCGTCCGCGTGGGAATCATGTCGGCCCGCGTGATCACGCTCGACGGCGAACCGCACATCATCTCCGTGACGCGCGACATTCACGATCGTGAGCAAGCTGAAGAGACGCTGCGCCAGCAGGTCGAGGAACTGGCGGCGCTGGCCGCGCTGGGACAGGCGGTCAACGCCACGCTGTCCCTCGACCAGACCATCGTGGCCGCGCTCGACGGCATGTGCCGCGCTGTGAACCCGGACGTCGCGTTCTTCTTCCTGCGAGAGGATGACGGTCTCGTCCTGAAGCACGTGATGCCGGGATCGTCCCGCGCGCGTTTGGGCACGATTCCCGACCATCGTGTCGGCGAGTGCATGTGCGGGCTGGCGGTGAAGGAGAAGCGGTCGCTCTACTCGGCAGACATCTTCGGCGACCCGCGATGTACGTGGGAGGAGTGCAAGCGGGCCGGGATGCGTTCATTCGCGGCGCTGCCGCTGATCAACGGCGACGACGTCATCGGTATCGTGGGACTGGCGTCGGACACCTCACGCGACTTCGAGGGCCGGGCGCGGTTTCTCGAGACGATGACCGGTCAGATCTCGGTCGCGCTCGCCAACGCCCGGCTGTACGACGAGGTGCACCGCGAGCTTGCCGATCGCCAGCGCGCCGAGGCCGAGCAGGGCCGGCTGCAGGCGCAGTTGCTCCAGGCACAGAAGATGGAATCGGTGGGGCGTCTGGCCGGCGGCGTTGCCCACGATTTCAACAACATGCTCAGCGTCATCCTGGGCCACGCCGAACTCGCCGCCGACACGACGGGATCAGAGGCCATCAACGAACATCTCGAGCAGATCCTGTCGGCTGGCCGCCGCTCGGCTGACCTGACGCGTCAACTCCTCGCCTTCGCCCGCAAGCAGGCCATCAGTCCAAGGGTCCTCGATCTCAACGACACCATGTCGGGCATGCTGAAGATGCTCCAGCGCCTGATCGGCGAGGAAATCGCACTCGTCTGGAGGCCCGGGCCGAGTCTCTGGCCAGTGGTGATCGATCCGTCCCAGGTCGATCAGATCCTCGCAAACCTCGTCGTCAACGCGCGCGACGCGATGGACGGCGTGGGCACGCTGGCCATTGAGACCGCCAACACGGTCATCGACGAGGCGTACGGCGCAGACCCTGTCGAGTGCAGCCCCGGCGAGCACGTGCTGCTGGCTGTGAGCGACACCGGCGCAGGCATGACGCGCGAAGTGCTCGACCACATCTTCGAACCGTTCTTCACGACGAAGGCGTCCGGGGAGGGCACCGGCCTGGGATTGTCCACCGTGTACGGGATCGTGAGGCAGAACAACGGGTTCATCAACGCCTACAGCGAGCCCGGGGCCGGTACGACCATGAAGATCTGGCTGCCGCGCGCCGCGACGGCCGCAGCGCTCGATCGATCGGGCGCGACGGCGGTCACGCCGACGGGCACGGAGACGATTCTGCTCGTCGAGGACGAAGACGCGGTGCTCGAATTGGGCCGCTCGATGCTGACGCGGCTCGGCTACCGTGTGCTGGCCGCCCGTTCGCCGCTGCAGGCCGTCCAACTGATCGCCGAGCTCGGTGGGTCGATTGATCTGCTCATCAGCGACGTGGTGATGCCGGAGATGAACGGCCGCGAACTGGCGGCGCGCCTGACGCTGAGCCTGCCGTCGCTGCGGTGCCTCTTCGTGTCCGGCTATACCGGCGACATCATCTCGCACCGTGGCGTACTCGACGGAAGCGTGCATTTCCTGCAGAAACCGTTCTCGCTCCCGGCGCTCGCGCAGGCCGTCCGCCGCGCCTTGGGCGACTAGCCGCCTACCCACCCGCCCGTCTGGCCCACCGCAGCTTGGCGGCGGTCGCACGCGGGTTCGCCCGGCACTCCTCGGGGCTCGGACGCGCCGGCTCGTCGGCGATGGCCGTGTACCAACCTCCCCGCAGACCTGCCTGGAACGCCTTCTTCACGCGCCGGTCTTCGCCCGAGTGAAACGTGATGATGGCCACGCGCCCGTTTTCGAGAAGGCACTGTGGCAGGTGACGGAGGAGCGTGTCGAGCGCACTGAACTCGTCGTTCACCGCGATGCGCAGCGCCTGGAAGACCCGGCGCACACTGTTTTCGCGCGCCTCGTCGGAGACCTGCGGCAGCGCCCGGCGAATGGCGTCGGCCAGCGTCGTCGTCTGCTCGATGAGCCGACCGGCCAGCGCGTCGGCCAACGTGTCGGCATGCGGTTCGTCGGCGCCCTCCAGGAGCAGGGCTGCCAGTCGATCGCGGCTCGTCCGCTGCAGCAGCTCGGAGGCCGATAGGCCACGCGCAGGATTCATGCGCATATCGAGCGGCCCGGCCGCCTTCACGGAGAATCCGCGGTCCGGTGTGTCGAGTTGCATCGACGACACGCCAAGGTCGGCCAGGACGGCGTGCGCCCCCGCCAGGCCTTCTGCGGCGAGGACCTGCGGCAGGCCAGCGAAGTTCGAGCGCCGCGTGACGAACGCCTCGGGGCCGTGGCCAAGGGCACGCATCCGCGCTTCGGTCCGCGGCAATTCCACCGGGTCCACATCGAGGCCCAGCAGCTTCCCGCCAGGTGCAAGCCGCGCGAGGATCGCCCGGGCGTGGCCGCCGTACCCGAGCGTGCAGTCGACGGCCGTCTCGCCGGCCTTCGGCGCGAGCGCCTGCAGCACCTCGTCGACGAGCACGGCCACGTGCGCGCCGGCCGGTGTCTTCCCCGAGGCACGCACCCTGGCCACCGTCTCCGGATATTTCTCGGGGGACAGTTCCTTGTACTTCTCGTGGAACCGGCGCGGATGGGTGCCGCGGTACCGTGGGCGACGCCGATGAGGCGTGGAGGATTCGTCCGTCACAGCTCGTCGTACTTTCGGTTCGAGCCCCGGGCCTTCTCCACCGGATACCGCACCTCGTTCTGGCGGAGCTTCCTGCGCATGGCAGCCGCGAGGTCAATCTTGGAGTTGTCGGCGAGCTCGAAGAGGAGAATCGCGACGTCTGCGATCTCCGATTCGATCTCCGAACGGTGGTCCACGATGCGGCGGTTCGACTGGTCGGGATCCTGCCAGACGAAGTGCTGGAGCAGTTCGCCCGCCTCAGCCGTGATGGCAACGGCCAACTCCTTCGGGTTGTGGAACTGCTTCCAGTCGCGCGCGTCGCGAAACGCGCGAATCTCCGCGGTCAGGGCGTCGATCGTGGTGGGCATGGGAGCGATCCTAACACCGCACGTCCACCAGCCTGGTTCGGCGGTGCCGTTCTGGTAGAATCGCGCCGGATACCATTTTGGGACAGACGCTCGCGCACGACGTCATCGAGTCGAAGCCGGGCGAGGGCGGAATGGGTGTCGTCTGCCGGGCTCGCGACACGCGACATGGCCGACCGGTGCCGGCTGTTCTCTACGTGCCGCCCGACGTCGCAAGGCTCGTCCATCCCCCGGCTGCTCCTCCGCCCGTCTCGTCATCACCCTCGCCCCGAGGAGAGACGTCATGACGCTCCGTTTGTCCATGGTCCTGTCCGTGGTCGTCGCGGCCGCGCTCTCCGGTCAATCCCGGCCCACGACCATGGAAGAGATGCACAAGCTGCATCAAGACTCGAAGGCCTACATCGCGGTGCTGGAGGACCCGGCACGCGACGCGTACCAGAAGCCGCACGAGGTGGTGATGGCGCTCGGCCTGAAGGAGGGTTCGCGCGGCACGCCGGCGCGACCGGGCGTGTCTATGCCATCGACGTCAGCCCGGAGATGATCCTGCACCTCAATCGCCGAATCAGGGACCTGAGCCTCGACAACGTCCGGACGATCCTCTCCCCGCCGGACGATCCCCTGCTGCCGGCCGCGTCGGTGGACCTCGTATTCATCTGCGACACCTGGCACCACATCGATCAGCGCCCGCACTATTTGGCGCTCCTCCGCAAGGTCCTCAGGTCCGGCGGTCAGATAGCCATCGTCGACTACCAGAAGCAGGACACACCGGGCGGCCCGCCGATGGACATGCGCCTCTCACGCGAGGACGTGCAAAAGGAGTTCGAGCAGGGCGGCTTCCGCATGGTCAAGGAGCATTCGTTCCTGCCGTATCAGTACTTCGTGGTGTTCGCGCCAGCGCCGAAACCGAAGTAAAGTCCCCAGGGTGCAGGGGCGGAGGGTGTGATGAAGCAGATTCGTCGAGGCGCGCTGCTGGGGCTGTTGGCAGGTGCGGTGGTCGGCGTCGGCGCGCAGGGGCCCGGGCAGGCGCCCGGCGGCCCGCGTGAAGGCGCATATCTCTATCGGTTCTCGATGCTCCAGGCCGCGCCCGGTCGGCTGGTCGATCTCATCGACGCACTCGTGAAGCAGGCCCCGCTCGTTGCCGCAAGCGGTGACGAACTGCCCTTCATCGTCCGGCACTCACAGGGCGACCATTGGGACCTGCTCGTCGTGTATCCGATGGGCAGCCTCGCCGAGTTCTACGGCCGTGACCGCGTGGCCAGACGCGCGGCGGTGGCCGGCACGGGCGGCAGCGATCCGACAACGCTCGCCCGCCAAGTCCGTGCAATGTTCTCGTGGCAGGAAGATCTGTTTGTCGCGGGTCCGCCCGTCGAGGCATTCCGGGCGAACGTAAGCGGAATGGGACTGCTGCATTTCGAGATGATGCAGGCGCTTCCAGGCCGGTTCGACGATCTCGTCCAGGAGCGACGCATGGAGAATGCCTTCAACGAAGCTCGCGGACGGGGCCAGACGCTCATCTTCACGCGTGAACAGGGTGCGGCGTGGGACGTGGTGACACTGGGGGCCTACCGGAACTGGCGACACTATGCCGAGAGTGAAACCATCCCACCGGAACTCGCCGAGCAGGCGGCCCGCAAAGCCGGATTCGCCGGCGTCGACCTCGTCGGGCCCTACATGCGGACGCTCATCTCGACGCACCGGGATACCTTGGGGCCGCCGGTCCCGGCGCCCGGACGATAGCCGTTGGCCCCGGTACCAGGACCCGCCGGACGAACGCCCTGCCGACAGCGTCGTCGCGTGTGTTGGCAATAGCGCGGGTGCTTACGCCGTCCGGCGAGCGAGTGCAAAGAGCGACGTACCGCTTCTCGCGCGCCCGCTAAGGGTCAGCTTGGTCTCGGCCTTTGCGATCGCAGCGAACGCCCACGAAAGTGGAGGTCGTGGCGCTCTGACGTAACGCTCGTAGATGGCATCCGGACGCTCACCAACGTGACCCTTGCGACGCCTCCGCTGCCACCGCAGGAGCGGGACGAACGTCCGCCCCCACCAGAGCATCTCTTGGACTTCCAGCCCGGTGCCTTCGCATGCGCGGCGCAGCATTGTCTCGTCGTACCGTCTCCGATGCCCCTGCACCTCGTCGAATTCCGAGAACAGTTCCTGGAGTGCAGGAACGCTCAGCACGACCAGGCCGCCGATCTTCGCCAGGGCCGCCACGTTGGCAACGGCCGACCGGTCATCATCGATGTGTTCGATGACGTCGAGCGCAAGCACGGCATCGAACCTGGGGTGATTCTGCGGCGGCTTCTTCGTGAGGTCCGCCAGAATCAGGCGGCGCGCCCGTTGGTCGAGACGTTCGAGTGCCCGGGTCGAGACGTCGAGGCCCGTCGCGCTGAACCGACGACGCTCCAAAGCAGCCAGCGTGACACCCCATCCACATCCGGCGTCCAGGACGTCGGCCGGCGGCATCACGAACGCACGGTCCAGCAAGGCGAGGGTGAGCCGCGCGCGCGCCTGCCACCAGGGATGTCGCTCGATCTCGCCGGCGAGGCGGACGAGCATCTCCTCGTCCATGCCTGCGCCTGCATCACCGACCGACCAGCGCTCGATCATGATGGCCGTGGCCCGGACGGTGGGATTGAAGCGTCCCGACCGGTCGAAATCACGCCGGTCCGCCTGACATCGGCAGTGATGTAGCCCGGCCGTCCCTTGGCTTCCAGGAAGATCCTCCGCAGATACTCGCCGATGATGCCGAGGCTGAGGAGTTGCACGGACGCCATCACCAAAACGACGATCATGAGGCTGGCCCAGCCCGGCGGCGTCGTCTTCATGACGAAGAACCCGGCGAGCGCCCACGCAATCAGCACGACCGACACGGCGGCAAACACCAGGCCGCAGTAGGTTGCGATCAACAGGGGACGGCCGCTGAAGCCGACGAGTCCATCGAGCGCGAGGTGCACGAGGCGGCGGAGTGTGTACTTGGGCCGACCTCGGAAGCGTTCCGCGCGCGGACACTCGACGCCCACCTGACGGAAGCCAACGAATGCCCTCAGGCCGCGGACAAACCGGTTCCGTTCCGGCAGGCTGCGGAGCGCAACCACGACCCGGCGGTCCATCAGCGAGAAGTCGCCACTGTCGAGCGGGATCTCCAGTTCGCTCACCCACCGCAGCAATCGATAGAAGGCGCGGTACGCCATTCGCTTGAGGAGGGATCCCTGCCGTCTCGAGCGGACCGCGTAGACGACGTCCGCGCCTGATCTCCACGCTGCCAACAGGCGGGGGATCGCCTCGGGCTCGTCCTGCAGATCGCCGTCCATGACAACCGTGGCCCGCGCTTCGGCGTGCTCGAGGCCGGCGCAAATGGCAGGCTGGTGGCCGAAATTCCTGCTGAGATGAACGACCGTCACCCGGGGATCCGACTCGTGCAGACCGTCCAGCGTCGCGCCGCTGCCGTCGGTGCTACCGTCGTTGACGAAGATGATCTCGTGGGAGGTCGAGGACACGGTGAGGACCGCAGTGAGGCGCCGATACAACTCGGCCAGGTTCTCGCTCTCGTTGAAGACGGGAATGACCACGTCGACCTCCGCCCGATCGCGCTCACTCATCGGCCGACTCCCTTTGCGGGCACCGACCCGGCGGGCCCGGAGGCGGAACGGAGGAGCACCAACTTCGGTGCTCCCACGTCTACTGCCCAAAATCGCAGCGCCGTCACGTCAGGTCCGCAGGATGCGGTCCCGCTCCACCCGTAGTTGATGCCGGGTGAGGCGTTCAATGCGGCCGCCGCGTCGGGCCGCGACTGGGACGGGAACAGCACCGTGCAGGCGACGTCGCGCCCATTGGCGGTTCGCGCCGTCACCAGTACCGTATCACACGCCTCCTGCCGCCCCGGCAGGTAGCACCATCCGGCCGCCGCTACTCCGCCCCCGGCCTGCGGGACGACCGTGTCGACCCAGCCGACATCCTGCCTGAGCGATTCGTCGCGCGCCACGGCCGACAGGTCGCGGAACAACGGGGGACGGACGTACCCACGGTGGTCGAGCCATCGTCCGAGCCAACGCGTGGAACCGTCCGAACTGCCGTACCAAATGAGACGCTTGATATCCGGCTGGGGAGTCACATCGATCAGCCAGAGCGCTGCCTTCGCTTGCAGTCGTTCGGTGTGGAGCT encodes:
- a CDS encoding class I SAM-dependent methyltransferase, whose amino-acid sequence is MIERWSVGDAGAGMDEEMLVRLAGEIERHPWWQARARLTLALLDRAFVMPPADVLDAGCGWGVTLAALERRRFSATGLDVSTRALERLDQRARRLILADLTKKPPQNHPRFDAVLALDVIEHIDDDRSAVANVAALAKIGGLVVLSVPALQELFSEFDEVQGHRRRYDETMLRRACEGTGLEVQEMLWWGRTFVPLLRWQRRRRKGHVGERPDAIYERYVRAPRPPLSWAFAAIAKAETKLTLSGRARSGTSLFALARRTA
- a CDS encoding glycosyltransferase family 2 protein gives rise to the protein MSERDRAEVDVVIPVFNESENLAELYRRLTAVLTVSSTSHEIIFVNDGSTDGSGATLDGLHESDPRVTVVHLSRNFGHQPAICAGLEHAEARATVVMDGDLQDEPEAIPRLLAAWRSGADVVYAVRSRRQGSLLKRMAYRAFYRLLRWVSELEIPLDSGDFSLMDRRVVVALRSLPERNRFVRGLRAFVGFRQVGVECPRAERFRGRPKYTLRRLVHLALDGLVGFSGRPLLIATYCGLVFAAVSVVLIAWALAGFFVMKTTPPGWASLMIVVLVMASVQLLSLGIIGEYLRRIFLEAKGRPGYITADVRRTGVISTGRDASIPPSGPRPS